In bacterium, a genomic segment contains:
- a CDS encoding OprO/OprP family phosphate-selective porin, translating into MTLQKPLLYFYISIYCFFCSFFFSFTSLHAQHITNINAGYKDGFYLATQDEKYSMKLGGRLNFLYSSAVLEQTENIHRFDVLHGKIYLGGHAYSQNIEYFLQTAFGEFQDTSPRFKIPSESIGQQMRLEDFYVRLKQGSYYLQLGQFKVPFSRQALIYSGNLVAPFRNHVNNAFTLRRSQGLMLSHYKPTFHMSAAAFNNQNPIALDNGSPQYPVTQANNNRMLYVGRIGIAPKGYVGFSEGDVEDSQVGKMELNGSIAFSQNNSVYVNNDDTIDLNNADSLSINSDFIWKKKGLALQAEYYYRKLMPDTGSDIKSWGFYIQPSVFVVPSQLELAGLYARSSLNNQIEDTAIETGGGVNIYFSKNHRHKLQTRYTLKQYDDQGQNQKDHWINIALQVSL; encoded by the coding sequence ATGACATTACAAAAACCCTTACTTTATTTTTACATATCTATCTATTGCTTTTTTTGCTCGTTTTTTTTCAGTTTTACCTCGCTTCATGCACAACACATTACCAATATCAATGCTGGCTACAAAGATGGTTTTTACTTGGCCACGCAAGATGAAAAATATTCTATGAAGTTGGGTGGAAGACTCAACTTTCTTTATTCTTCAGCTGTTTTAGAGCAGACTGAAAATATTCATCGCTTTGATGTCTTACATGGTAAAATTTACTTGGGTGGCCATGCCTACTCTCAAAATATTGAATATTTTTTACAAACTGCTTTTGGTGAATTTCAAGATACCAGTCCTCGGTTTAAAATACCCTCAGAAAGCATAGGCCAACAAATGCGCTTGGAAGATTTTTATGTTCGTTTAAAACAAGGAAGCTATTACTTACAACTTGGACAGTTTAAAGTTCCTTTTTCCCGCCAAGCTCTTATTTACTCTGGGAATCTTGTTGCACCCTTTAGAAACCATGTAAACAACGCCTTTACTTTAAGGCGTAGCCAAGGACTCATGTTATCCCATTACAAACCTACGTTTCATATGTCGGCTGCAGCATTTAACAATCAAAATCCAATTGCTCTTGATAATGGCTCACCTCAATATCCGGTAACCCAGGCTAATAATAATAGAATGTTGTATGTTGGAAGAATAGGCATTGCTCCTAAAGGCTACGTTGGTTTTTCCGAAGGTGACGTAGAAGATTCTCAAGTGGGAAAAATGGAGCTCAATGGTTCTATTGCTTTTTCTCAAAATAACTCTGTCTACGTTAACAATGACGATACGATAGACCTTAACAACGCCGACAGCCTATCGATTAATAGTGATTTTATTTGGAAAAAGAAAGGCCTGGCTTTACAAGCTGAATATTACTATAGAAAACTCATGCCTGACACAGGTTCAGATATTAAAAGTTGGGGCTTTTATATTCAACCTTCTGTTTTTGTTGTTCCCTCTCAATTGGAACTGGCTGGTCTCTATGCACGCTCAAGTTTAAACAATCAAATTGAAGATACTGCCATAGAAACAGGAGGCGGGGTAAATATTTATTTTTCAAAAAACCATCGCCATAAACTACAAACGCGTTATACCCTTAAGCAATATGATGACCAAGGACAAAACCAGAAGGACCATTGGATCAATATTGCCTTACAAGTCAGCCTTTAA
- the polA gene encoding DNA polymerase I: protein MKKTNNDQKLFLIDGSALAYRSHFSFISNPLKNSEGMETSAVFGFTNTLLNLLKKENPSHIAVIFDGPKKTFRHEMYKEYKATREKMPDELKIQLPYIRKIVEEMNIPYLVMDGFEADDIIGTLAKQSAKEGIHAYMVSGDKDFMQLLEDNISMYTMKKGTVDIVGVEGPVKKWGVKPEQVIDFMALMGDSSDNIPGVPGIGPKTALKLIEQFEHLQGIYKNLDQVKPEKLQVKLSENKDHAFLSQELVTIKTDVPVDTSFEELSISPFNKPELESIFDELDFHSLKRFLNPKSDNSKKSEHKNTSTTPSSAKKTSQEEGHALEVQGNYTCIESQQQLDDLIKTLKKQKLFALDTETTGLNPIEAELVGISIAFKEQEAFFIPVHPGHLDFESTLKKLKPILEDPKIKKGGQNIKYDMHILSKYDIHVTGISFDTMLSSYVLASDQRQHGMDHIAQKYLGLEKIPTEALIGKGKKQISMDQVEIDKLAHYACEDADVTLRLYNYFDTQLQNNKKLNTLYQELEIPLLCVLQKMEAHGMLLDTKKLKSLSNKLSKRLIQLTEDIHQKAGESFNINSPKQMGPILFEKVKVQEGSGIKKLKKTKTGYATDHATLEKFSDHPLVALILEYRNLSKLMSTYIEALPKLIAQRTGRIHTSFNQTIASTGRLSSSDPNLQNIPIRSEYGKEIREAFIAPKDSCLISADYSQVELRMLAHLADDETLIKTFEQNLDVHTQTAATIFNKDPKEVDANLRSRAKAINFGVLYGMGPQRLSKETGVSLNEAKDFIASYFNSFSKIKDYLNAQIEFAKKHGYIETILGRQRPLPDIYSKNPMIKANAERIATNTPIQGSAADLIKKAMLDIDAELSRQKLKSKLVLQVHDELVLETLNEEIEAVKKLTQQCMENALKLKVPLKIDLGQGENWSQAH from the coding sequence ATGAAAAAAACCAACAATGACCAAAAACTCTTCTTAATTGATGGCTCAGCTCTGGCTTATAGAAGTCATTTTTCATTTATCAGCAATCCCTTAAAAAACTCTGAAGGTATGGAAACCAGTGCGGTTTTTGGTTTTACCAATACACTTTTGAATCTTCTTAAAAAAGAAAACCCTTCCCATATAGCTGTTATCTTTGATGGTCCTAAAAAGACTTTTCGGCATGAGATGTACAAAGAATACAAAGCTACCCGCGAAAAAATGCCGGATGAACTCAAAATTCAATTGCCATATATTCGTAAAATTGTTGAAGAAATGAACATCCCCTACTTGGTTATGGATGGTTTTGAAGCCGATGATATCATTGGTACCTTGGCTAAACAGTCAGCCAAAGAAGGGATTCATGCCTATATGGTCAGTGGAGATAAAGACTTTATGCAACTCTTAGAAGACAATATTTCTATGTACACCATGAAAAAAGGTACGGTAGATATTGTAGGCGTTGAGGGCCCTGTTAAAAAATGGGGTGTCAAACCAGAGCAGGTCATTGACTTTATGGCCTTGATGGGTGACAGTTCTGATAATATTCCGGGCGTTCCTGGTATTGGTCCCAAAACTGCTTTAAAACTGATTGAGCAATTTGAACATTTACAGGGCATTTACAAAAACCTGGATCAAGTCAAACCTGAGAAACTTCAAGTAAAATTATCAGAAAACAAAGATCATGCATTTTTAAGCCAAGAGCTGGTTACCATAAAAACCGATGTCCCAGTTGATACAAGTTTTGAAGAACTCAGCATCAGCCCTTTTAACAAACCAGAATTAGAAAGTATTTTTGATGAATTGGACTTTCATTCTTTAAAGCGTTTTTTAAACCCTAAATCAGACAACTCAAAAAAATCAGAGCATAAAAATACGTCTACAACCCCTTCATCTGCAAAAAAAACAAGTCAAGAAGAAGGTCATGCCTTAGAAGTTCAAGGCAATTATACCTGTATAGAATCTCAACAGCAGCTGGATGATTTGATCAAAACTTTAAAAAAACAAAAGCTTTTTGCTCTAGACACAGAAACAACTGGCCTCAACCCTATTGAAGCTGAACTTGTTGGTATTTCTATTGCCTTTAAAGAACAAGAAGCTTTTTTTATTCCCGTTCACCCCGGTCACCTTGATTTTGAAAGCACCTTAAAAAAACTTAAGCCTATACTAGAAGATCCAAAAATAAAAAAAGGCGGCCAAAATATAAAATACGATATGCATATTTTATCCAAATATGACATTCATGTTACCGGAATCAGTTTTGATACCATGTTAAGTTCTTATGTTTTAGCCTCTGACCAACGCCAACACGGCATGGACCATATTGCTCAAAAATACTTAGGTTTAGAAAAAATTCCAACTGAAGCTCTTATCGGTAAAGGCAAAAAACAAATTTCTATGGATCAGGTAGAAATTGATAAGCTTGCGCATTATGCCTGTGAAGATGCCGATGTCACTTTAAGACTCTACAATTATTTTGATACGCAATTGCAAAACAACAAAAAATTAAACACACTTTATCAAGAGCTAGAAATTCCATTATTATGTGTCTTACAAAAAATGGAAGCACACGGCATGCTTTTGGATACAAAAAAGCTTAAGTCACTTTCTAATAAGTTGAGCAAACGTTTAATTCAACTTACAGAAGATATTCATCAAAAAGCGGGAGAGAGTTTTAACATCAACTCACCCAAACAAATGGGACCTATTTTGTTTGAAAAAGTTAAAGTGCAAGAAGGATCAGGTATTAAAAAGCTTAAAAAAACCAAAACCGGTTATGCCACTGACCATGCCACTTTAGAAAAGTTTTCTGACCATCCCTTGGTTGCACTTATTCTAGAATACAGAAACTTATCCAAATTGATGTCTACTTATATTGAGGCTTTGCCCAAGTTGATTGCTCAGCGGACAGGCCGCATTCATACTTCATTCAATCAAACCATTGCTTCTACCGGCAGATTGTCCAGTTCAGATCCCAACTTGCAAAACATCCCCATTCGCTCTGAGTATGGCAAAGAGATTCGTGAAGCTTTTATTGCCCCAAAAGACTCATGTTTGATTTCAGCAGATTACTCACAAGTTGAATTACGCATGCTTGCGCATCTGGCTGACGATGAAACTTTAATCAAAACGTTTGAACAAAACCTTGATGTTCACACCCAAACCGCAGCAACAATTTTTAACAAAGATCCAAAAGAAGTTGATGCCAATTTAAGAAGCCGAGCCAAAGCCATTAATTTTGGAGTCCTTTATGGAATGGGGCCACAGCGCTTATCCAAAGAAACAGGAGTAAGTTTAAATGAAGCCAAAGATTTTATTGCATCCTATTTTAACAGTTTTTCTAAAATCAAAGATTACTTAAATGCACAAATTGAATTTGCTAAAAAACATGGCTACATTGAAACCATACTCGGACGGCAACGACCTTTACCTGATATTTATAGCAAAAACCCAATGATCAAGGCCAATGCTGAACGGATTGCAACCAACACCCCCATTCAAGGTAGCGCCGCCGACCTGATTAAAAAAGCCATGTTGGATATTGATGCTGAGCTGAGTAGACAAAAACTTAAAAGTAAGTTGGTCCTCCAAGTTCACGATGAGTTAGTGTTGGAAACGCTGAATGAAGAAATTGAAGCGGTTAAAAAATTAACCCAACAATGCATGGAAAACGCTTTAAAATTAAAGGTTCCCTTAAAAATAGATCTAGGCCAAGGTGAAAACTGGTCACAAGCCCACTAG
- a CDS encoding small ribosomal subunit Rsm22 family protein, which translates to MLRSLENLNEQQLQAWEDALIAYMYQMKWQQTWNGQAIPKDIVKSICAHALKLSNAFTLDRTQLDSKYFNKKDVQLAYLMYFHLANVVRVAACLHSYLEAYFQKNTEKTVLYVLDLGSGWGATAWALEFLLKNHWPHVRAEVVLTDHNKAILEQAKNLFSFMSFTQVRVTTKAFDLNTKKTLKSLHQKHAYDLIVAANAINEVNENTQEQLDRVFTILWKYHLSADGAIAIMEPALMSTSRQLTFLRDQWLQAWQAYAPFPCLHHAQCPMNSDKKDWCHFETVWHAPNLRRKIERFLEHKDKALKASYIVLSKINLHKQKNHQVKARVISNELKLKPKRCVLVCTASGKHLVELDKSLKKNTYARGDLITISE; encoded by the coding sequence ATGCTTAGATCTTTAGAAAACTTGAATGAGCAGCAGCTACAGGCATGGGAAGATGCTTTAATAGCCTACATGTATCAAATGAAGTGGCAGCAAACGTGGAATGGGCAAGCAATCCCCAAAGATATTGTAAAATCAATTTGCGCACATGCTTTAAAATTATCGAATGCATTCACTTTGGATCGGACACAACTTGATTCAAAGTACTTTAATAAGAAAGATGTTCAGTTGGCTTACTTAATGTATTTTCACTTGGCCAATGTGGTGCGGGTTGCGGCATGCTTACACTCTTACTTAGAAGCTTACTTTCAAAAAAATACTGAAAAAACAGTATTATATGTTTTGGATTTAGGTTCAGGCTGGGGGGCAACCGCTTGGGCGCTAGAGTTTTTATTAAAAAACCATTGGCCGCATGTTCGGGCAGAAGTTGTTCTAACAGATCATAATAAAGCAATTTTAGAACAAGCAAAAAACTTATTCAGTTTCATGTCTTTTACGCAAGTGAGAGTGACAACCAAGGCTTTTGATTTAAACACCAAAAAAACATTAAAGTCACTGCATCAAAAACACGCTTATGATCTAATTGTAGCCGCCAATGCCATCAATGAAGTGAATGAAAATACCCAAGAACAGCTTGATCGAGTATTTACCATACTGTGGAAGTACCATCTCAGTGCAGATGGAGCCATTGCCATTATGGAGCCGGCTTTGATGAGTACTTCTAGACAATTAACATTTTTAAGAGATCAATGGCTTCAAGCTTGGCAAGCCTACGCCCCGTTTCCATGTTTACATCATGCCCAGTGTCCAATGAATAGCGATAAAAAAGACTGGTGTCATTTTGAAACTGTATGGCATGCCCCAAACTTAAGAAGAAAAATTGAACGCTTTTTAGAGCATAAAGATAAAGCACTCAAAGCCAGCTATATTGTTTTAAGCAAAATAAATTTACACAAACAAAAAAATCATCAAGTTAAAGCAAGAGTGATATCCAATGAGTTAAAACTCAAACCCAAACGCTGTGTCTTGGTGTGTACAGCAAGTGGAAAACATTTGGTTGAATTGGATAAAAGTTTGAAAAAAAATACTTATGCCAGAGGCGATCTGATAACAATCAGTGAATGA
- a CDS encoding gamma-glutamyl-gamma-aminobutyrate hydrolase family protein (Members of this family of hydrolases with an active site Cys residue belong to MEROPS family C26.) produces the protein MKKKPIIGIGPHYLTNPKRKKVIGCYENYIRCLELAGASTLIFTADMDHIDYHLSLVDGIMLTGGDDLHPSYYDEKKLPKIKFELSPNERSDYDIALLKKALKHDMPYLGICLGCQTLNVVQGGNLYQDMPSQLEKVNDHKKGQHWIDLEKKTLLHSILKKDRVKVNSNHHQAVKQTGKDLIITAKALDGTVEAIESTKHSFALGIQWHPEELLKTEVSKKIFKAFVKACKKNKS, from the coding sequence ATGAAAAAGAAACCCATTATTGGCATAGGTCCGCATTATTTAACGAATCCAAAAAGAAAAAAAGTCATTGGTTGTTATGAAAACTACATCCGCTGTCTAGAACTGGCTGGTGCCAGCACACTTATTTTTACTGCTGACATGGATCATATTGATTACCACTTAAGTTTGGTCGATGGCATTATGCTTACTGGCGGTGATGATTTACATCCCAGCTATTATGATGAAAAAAAACTCCCAAAAATTAAATTTGAGCTCTCACCCAATGAACGCAGTGACTATGATATAGCCTTACTCAAAAAAGCTTTAAAACACGATATGCCTTATCTTGGTATTTGTCTTGGTTGCCAAACACTGAATGTCGTCCAAGGGGGCAACCTTTATCAAGACATGCCTTCACAGCTGGAAAAAGTGAATGACCATAAAAAAGGCCAACACTGGATTGATCTTGAGAAAAAAACTTTACTCCATTCTATCTTAAAAAAAGATAGGGTTAAAGTGAACTCTAACCACCACCAAGCGGTTAAACAAACGGGCAAAGATCTCATCATCACCGCAAAAGCCTTGGATGGTACAGTGGAAGCCATTGAGTCCACCAAACATTCTTTTGCTTTAGGCATACAATGGCATCCAGAAGAACTGCTTAAAACAGAAGTGAGCAAAAAAATTTTTAAAGCTTTTGTTAAAGCCTGTAAGAAAAATAAATCTTAA
- a CDS encoding (deoxy)nucleoside triphosphate pyrophosphohydrolase gives MSVKVNQDKGLKPIQVVAAVVFNQEKEVLIAKRKDGKQCWEFPGGKIELKEGHKQALVRELKEELGIEAIKIESLLDAYTYDYPNKQVQLFFYQCYLDLTHALQKNVHAELRWVPINALQTFDFLPGNQRVLKGLCVEQQRS, from the coding sequence ATGAGTGTTAAGGTCAATCAAGATAAAGGTTTAAAGCCAATACAAGTAGTTGCTGCTGTTGTTTTCAACCAGGAGAAGGAAGTTCTCATTGCTAAAAGAAAAGATGGCAAGCAGTGTTGGGAATTTCCTGGTGGAAAAATAGAGTTAAAAGAAGGTCATAAGCAGGCACTTGTGAGAGAATTAAAAGAAGAGTTGGGCATTGAGGCCATCAAAATAGAAAGTTTATTGGATGCCTATACTTACGACTATCCAAACAAACAAGTGCAATTATTTTTCTACCAATGTTATTTAGATTTAACACATGCACTACAAAAAAATGTGCATGCAGAACTGAGATGGGTTCCCATCAATGCGCTACAAACATTTGATTTTTTACCCGGTAATCAAAGAGTTCTTAAGGGTTTGTGTGTTGAGCAACAAAGGTCTTAA
- a CDS encoding TIGR02266 family protein — protein sequence MSEDSFASRRQSQRVKVEIDVDLGAYGEYFLSKLDNVSTGGAFVKTRKLQNVGSEVKLRFKLPGDDQLIEAEGIVIWTYNQAGPIDGNSSGMGIQFTEILQSDRDRIKTFVAQHTNP from the coding sequence ATGTCAGAAGATTCTTTTGCAAGTCGTCGTCAGAGTCAACGGGTTAAAGTTGAAATTGATGTTGATTTGGGCGCCTATGGGGAATATTTTTTAAGTAAACTGGATAACGTCTCTACGGGTGGAGCCTTTGTAAAAACACGTAAACTGCAAAATGTAGGGTCAGAAGTTAAACTCAGATTCAAACTCCCTGGGGATGACCAATTGATTGAAGCCGAAGGCATCGTTATATGGACCTATAACCAGGCTGGTCCCATTGATGGTAACTCTTCAGGAATGGGGATTCAATTTACTGAAATTTTACAGTCCGATCGTGATCGCATTAAGACCTTTGTTGCTCAACACACAAACCCTTAA
- a CDS encoding cupin: protein MKKNIKHFPLHLGLNAKIFSEPMFTGFDWYESYAKRHASDGKEGRLVSLHSFEEAWDVWEQHPEGDEMVLCLEGHFTLIQEIKPGEKKEIVLEPYDYAINPKGVWHTADTQCLSTALFITAGLGTQHKPRTKDK from the coding sequence ATGAAAAAAAATATTAAACATTTTCCACTGCATCTAGGTTTAAATGCAAAAATCTTCTCTGAGCCTATGTTTACCGGGTTTGATTGGTATGAATCTTATGCTAAACGACATGCAAGTGATGGCAAAGAAGGTCGTTTGGTATCCTTGCATAGCTTTGAAGAAGCTTGGGATGTCTGGGAACAACACCCAGAAGGTGATGAAATGGTTTTATGTCTGGAAGGACACTTCACTCTTATCCAAGAAATTAAACCAGGAGAGAAAAAAGAAATTGTTTTAGAGCCTTATGACTATGCCATTAACCCAAAAGGTGTCTGGCATACTGCTGACACCCAATGTTTAAGCACAGCTCTTTTCATAACTGCGGGTTTAGGAACACAGCACAAACCTAGAACAAAAGATAAATAG
- the trxB gene encoding thioredoxin-disulfide reductase, which produces MQETAKAKEKVIIIGSGPAGLTAAIYTSRALLKPLMFEGYQAGGQLMTTTDVENFPGFPEGVMGPEMMQMFRKQAERFGTRLETKDVSKVDLSSKPYKVWVGQNEYETDSVIIATGATAKLLGLEAEKTMMGRGVSTCATCDGAFYKDKEVAVVGGGDSALEEAMFLTRFANKVTVIHRREELRASQIMQERAKANKKIEWLWNTVVDDIVGDNSGVSGLKLSNRNTDEKTELNVHGVFIAIGHKPVTQLFEGQLELSENGYILTQEGSKTSKEGVFACGDVQDEVYRQAITAAGSGCMAAIDCERYLETLEE; this is translated from the coding sequence ATGCAAGAAACAGCTAAAGCAAAAGAAAAAGTTATTATTATTGGATCTGGACCTGCCGGTTTAACCGCCGCCATTTATACATCAAGAGCATTGCTCAAGCCGTTGATGTTTGAGGGTTATCAAGCAGGAGGTCAATTGATGACCACGACGGATGTAGAAAACTTCCCAGGCTTTCCTGAGGGTGTGATGGGACCAGAAATGATGCAAATGTTTCGTAAACAAGCGGAACGCTTTGGAACACGTCTTGAAACGAAAGATGTGAGCAAAGTAGATCTTTCAAGTAAACCTTACAAAGTGTGGGTAGGGCAAAATGAATATGAAACTGACAGTGTGATTATTGCTACGGGTGCAACTGCAAAACTGTTGGGTTTAGAGGCTGAAAAAACCATGATGGGTAGAGGAGTTTCTACTTGTGCAACGTGTGATGGTGCCTTCTATAAAGATAAAGAAGTGGCTGTTGTTGGTGGGGGTGACTCAGCTTTGGAAGAGGCCATGTTTTTAACCCGCTTTGCCAACAAGGTTACCGTGATTCATAGAAGAGAAGAGCTTAGAGCATCACAAATCATGCAAGAAAGAGCCAAAGCCAATAAAAAAATTGAATGGCTGTGGAACACGGTGGTGGATGATATTGTGGGTGATAATTCAGGGGTAAGCGGATTAAAACTATCCAACAGAAATACAGATGAAAAAACTGAGTTAAATGTACATGGCGTTTTTATTGCTATTGGTCATAAGCCGGTAACACAGTTGTTTGAAGGGCAGTTAGAGCTCAGTGAAAACGGTTACATTCTTACTCAAGAGGGCAGCAAAACCAGTAAAGAAGGTGTTTTTGCTTGTGGTGATGTTCAAGATGAAGTTTATCGGCAAGCCATTACTGCGGCAGGGTCTGGATGTATGGCCGCCATTGATTGCGAACGTTATTTGGAAACATTAGAAGAATAA